The Mytilus trossulus isolate FHL-02 chromosome 3, PNRI_Mtr1.1.1.hap1, whole genome shotgun sequence genome contains a region encoding:
- the LOC134711868 gene encoding uncharacterized protein LOC134711868, producing the protein MKLTLPLSMLRLLLAKPSFKSVIPICSSFKKCPSHISEKFRAFSTNKSLLMSNERPLKLMKLPKIVQPNFILWLKNKYFEFLIRNYYDATFSQSEFLAGATQAITHVSSLISRGQFEDLEELVDPDSIEEIKRNYNRLSEKQHRDLKIMEDHIIKMFVHQIGMMFGNSGNVFVEITVVLHYNSPDDKSLKETTHQIKTAEDIIKAALEITKKVVNANYRFIKECTKGSESDWIINGVNHFSIFRKEEEEEEEN; encoded by the exons ATGAAACTAACATTGCCATTGAGCATGTTGAGGCTGCTGTTGGCAAAGCCGTCTTTCAAATCAGTAATTCCAATCTgctcttcatttaaaaaatgtccttCACACATTTCAGAGAAATTTCGTGCATTTTCTACAAACAAATCTCTATTGATGTCCAATGAACgacctttaaaattaatgaaattgcCAAAAATAGTTCAACCTAATTTTATATTATggctgaaaaataaatattttgaatttttaataaggAACTACTATGATGCAACGTTTTCACAGTCAGAATTCCTGGCAGGAGCAACACAA gcTATCACTCATGTGTCTAGTCTGATTTCAAGGGGACAGTTTGAAGATTTAGAAGAGTTAGTTGATCCTGAT TCTATTGAAGAAATAAAGAGAAATTACAATCGCTTAAGTGAGAAGCAACACAGAGACTTGAAAATAATGGAAGAccatattattaaaatgtttgtcCATCAAATTGGTATGATGTTTGGGAACTCAG GGAATGTATTTGTTGAAATTACTGTTGTGCTTCATTATAATTCTCCTGATGATAAGTCACTCAAGGAAACCACTCATCAAATCAAAACAGCAGAGGATATCATAAAAGCTGCCTTGGAAATAACAAAGAAAGTTGTCAATGCTAATTACAG ATTTATTAAAGAGTGTACAAAGGGTTCAGAGAGTGACTGGATTATTAATGGAGTGAaccatttttctatatttagaaaagaagaagaagaagaagaagaaaactga